In Bacillota bacterium, the DNA window CCCGCAGGATTCTTCCTGAATGAACTGCATGAAGAACTTGGCCAAGTCCACCATGCACGTATCTTCGTCCATGACGATGAGGCCGCCGGAGCCCATCATTGTCCCGAGTTCCTTCAGAGACTCGTAATCGATGGGGGTGTTCAGATACTGGATCGGGATGCACCCGCCCGAAGGGCCGCCTGTCTGGGCCGCCTTGAACTTCTTGCCCCTAGGGATGCCCCCACCGATGTCGAAGACGATGTCCCCCAGCGGTGTCCCCATCGGGACTTCCACCAGCCCTGTGTTGTTGATCTTGCCCGCCAGCGCGAACACCTTGGTCCCTTTGCTCTTCTCAGTGCCTATGGCCGAGAACCACTCTGCCCCGCGAAGCAAGATGGGCGGGATGTTCGCATAAGTCTCGACATTGTTTATGAGAGTCGGTTTGCCCCACAGGCCCGCAACAGCGGGGAACGGAGGCCTCGGCCTGGGCTCACCTCTGCGACTCTCGATGGATGTCAGGAGTGCAGTCTCTTCACCGCACACGAACGCGCCTGCACCGACGCGAAGGTCGATGTCGAAATCGAACCCGGCGCCGAGAATGTCGCGCCCCAGGAGCCCGTACTCACGGGCCTGGCCAATTGCGTGCTTGAGGTGAGCAACGGCCAATGGGTACTCGGCCCGGACGTAGATGTAGCCCTGATTCGCACCTATGGTGTACCCCGCTATGGTCATCGCCTCGAGGATGCTGTGAGGATCGCCCTCAAGCACGCTTCTGTCCATGAAGGCGCCGGGGTCTCCCTCATCCGCGTTGCACACAACATACTTTGGGTGCCCGGGAGCGCGGTAGGTGAACTCCCACTTGGCCCCGGTCGGGAAGCCCGCCCCGCCCCGGCCACGGAGTCCGGATTTCTTGATGGTCTCCATGATCTCTTCCCGGGTCATCTCAGTCATGGCCCGGCCGAGCGCGGCATAGCCGTCTCTCGCTATATACTCCTCGATATTCAGGGGATCAATTATGCCGGTGTTTCGAAGGGCAATTCGCTCTTGTCTGTTGAAGAAAGTCATGCCCCCACAGGTCTCCACTGCTTCCTTGGAACCAGGCTCTTCGTAGAGGAGCCTCCTCACGATCCGCCCTTTGACGAGATGCTCGTTGACAATCTCCCTGGCGTCGTTCGCAGTCACTTTCTGGTAGAGGACGCCTTCAGGGTATACAACAACGATGGGCCCCAGGTCACACGGCCCCATGCACCCGGTGAGGACGATCCTGATCTCCTGCTCGAGGCCGACCTTCTTGATCTCATCCTCGATGGCGTCCTGCACCGCCTTGCAGCCTGACGAAAGGCAACCTGCGCCCCCGCAGACAAGCACGTGCGCGCGAACCAGTTCCATGCGTACTCCTCCCCCCGTTTTCTGCCTTGTGCCAGCCTTACGAGTACTTCTTGAGGATCTCAGCGACTTTGTCAGGCTTGAGCCTGGCGTAGATGTCCTCACCCACTGTCATGACCGGGCCGAGACCGCATGCCCCCATGCACCGCATGACCTGGAGCGAGAACTTGCCGTCCGGAGTGGTATCCCCCGGGCCCACGCCTATGGTCTCCTCGACCTTCTTGAGTACACTCTCTGCGCCCCTGACGTAGCAGGCTGTGCCAAGGCACACCCCTATCTGGTGCTTGCCCTTGGGCTTAGTCGAGAACAGCGCGTAGAAGGTCACAACGCTGTAGACATCGGCGAGCGGAATGTCCAACCCTTTTGCCACTCGTTCCTGCACGCTCAACGGAAGGAAACCGATGAGCTCCTGGGCCTCGTGCAGGCAAGGAATGAGGGTACCTCGCTCACCTTTGTACTTGGCGATGATCTCATCCAAGGCCTCGAACTGTTCCGGCGTGATCTCGGTTGCGCACTTGCACTCTTCGCAAGCCATGAACCTCTCTACCTCCTCTGCCGGTCCTCCTGACCGTCTTCCCTTCAATGCATGGTTTGTGCCAGCTTTCACTTTCCCTGGTCTACCCACTTTTCGCGAAACTGCAGCACATCAGTGCAATGCACAACTGCATCGTTTGTGCCCTGTTTCACTCAGTCCCAGACAACTTGCTCTGGAACATCGGGTCCAGACAGGTTAAATCCATGGGCCGGCTGCGACCCCTTGCATGATGCAGATCTGCATCATGCGATGCAGCTACGCATTACGCTGGCCCGCACGGGTTCCCAGGTACTTCTTCACCTTCCGCACCACCGTGGACTGATTGACCCCCAGGGCCCGAGCTATTGCATACGTGCTCGGATTGGCCTCGGATGCTCTCTGAAGCAGCTGTCTCTCCACTTCCTCCACGGCGTCCTTGAGCGGAACCACACTGCTCACGTACACCTCTGCGCCCGCTGTAGCGCGGCCGAACTTGATACGTTCCGGAAGGTGCTCATGGCCGATCACCGGGTCGTCCACCGTGACCACCAGGAATTCTATGATGTTCTCAAGTTCGCGTACGTTCCCTGGCCATGAGTACCGCTGGAGCATTTCCCTGGCCGCCCGCGAAATCTCGCGGTCCCGCCCGTACTTCCTGTTCCACTTGGCAAGGAAGTGATGGATCAGAGGCGGTATGTCTCCGGCCCTTTCCCGGAGGGGTGGGATGGCTATTGGGATCACATTGAGGCGGTAGAAGAGGTCTGCCCGGAACAGCCCATCCTTGACCATTTGCACAAGGTCGCGGTTGGTGGCCGCGATTATCCTAGCATCCACGCCGATCTGCCTGGTCCCCCCGACGCGGACAAACCGCTTCTCCTGCAGCACCTGAAGGAGTTTCACCTGAATCCCCATGGGGATCTCCGATATTTCGTCGAGGAAGAGAGTGCCGCCTGCGGCCAGCTCCATCAGACCGGGCTTCCCCTCTCTCTTGGCGCCGGTGAACGCACCGGTCTCGTATCCAAACAGCTCGGATTCGAGGAGGGTCTCGGGAATCGCGCCGCAGTTGATCTTCACAAACGGCCCACCAGCCCTCTCGCCGGTTCTGTGGATGTAGCGCGCGACTACCTCCTTGCCCACCCCCGACTCGCCGGTGATAAGGACTGTCGATCCTACATGAGAGACTTTGTGGACCAGCTCCAACACGTGCTCCATGGCCTGACTATATGCAACCATGTCGCTAGAATCCGAGTCCGACGGGACGAACCCCCCAGACTGAGGATGAACCCGCTTCCTCCTGGCGAATTCGGTAAGGTCCCTCGCGGTCGCAACTACCCTTCGAACCCCACCCACCTCGTCCAGCATTGGGACGGCAGAGATCAGGACTCTACGTCCGCCCCGTGCCTCCCAGACCAGGTTCTGCCTCTGCCTGTCCGCGAGCGCTTTCTGAATCGCTTCAACCGGGAACGAAGCGCCCAGGTCCGTGATGCACTTTCCCTCCACTTCCTCCTGCACCTGCACTGGGCCGGCCAACCCGATCCATGCAGGATTCACGCGCAGGACAGTGCCCTCACCATCCACAACACAAATCCCGTCGAACGAGGAATCCACGATCCAATCGAGTTCCTCGCAGCGGACATGCGCTTTCGCAACCTCCCGTCCCATCGCCTGCACTATCTGTCTGTGCGCAGGCCCCGGACAAGCCGAAGACACAGGCTTCGCGCAGAACTCCCTTGATATGTCAGGTGCCTCAAGGTCAGACACTCGCATATCATCCAGCCTGTTGCCCCCGGACCCCCATCGTGCAGCACGCCCTCGGGCGTAATCGGCAACTGCCCGCCATCTCTGCCATATCCCTGAGCCGGCAGGAAACCCAGACCCAGCTACGCAGCCATGGCAGAAAGACATGAGAACCAATCTCGCGTGGATCTCCCGCCTGGAGATGGCTTGGACCGCTCGGAGGCACTCCTCCGCCCCTTCGACGGTCAAGACTCCGCTCCCGCATGGATCGATACCCAGGCCCAACCCGATCGCCGCCCCGCCCGGTAACTCCAAAACGCGTCCCGCTCCAGAGAAGGGGCCGTCTAGCCCGGCCGGCTCGGCTTCATTCACACACACCCCGCGAGAGGACAATACGTGGCTCAATTCTGAAAACGTCATGACCGCGTCCGGTGCCCCTTCAGGTACGCGCCCATGCTCCCCACCAGCCTCCAGTTTGTACGCTGGGCACGGCCCGATGAACACGATCGACGTCGCGCCATGCTGCCGCGCTAGCCTGGATGCTGCAAGCATCGGGGAGACGACGGGAACGAGGTGCGGGACAAGATCAGGATAGTACCTCTCCACGAGAGACACTACTGCCGGGCACGTCGACCCTATGGCGGGAAGCCGTGCGCCGTTGTGAGTCTCTCCACGTTCCAGTCTGGACGTTCTTGCGTAACTCGGAGAAATGAGGTCTGCACCAAATGAGGCGTCCCAGACCGAAACAAACCCGAGTGAACGAACGGCCCCGATGATCTTCGCTACTTCGTGGTCGGGAAATGCTCCAGGAAAGGCCGGCGAAAGAAGTGCGTATGCACCTCCACCCCTGAGCGCCTTCTCCATCCGCTCTTCGTGGTTTACCACAGTGCGGGCGCCGTGGAGGCACGCAGACGCGCAAGCCCCGCAGCCAACGCACCGATCGTTCAGAGTCCTGCAGGCGGTGTCGGTGATCGTGACTGCCCTGACCGGGCATGCGACCACACAAGAGTAACACTTGCCACACCTGCTCTCGGAGTCGATCACCGCTTCCACCATTGCCCATCTCCTATTGCCCATCTCCTGCGCCGGGCGGGCTGATGCACGTATGCATCGCCCGGTCAGAAGCCATTATATCACAGCGTTGATTCCTTCACCACGTTGTACGAGAGTGGTGTATAATATCGGGAAACACCAGGGATCGGAGGATGAAACCGGAATGGGCAAACCTAAAGCAGCAGTAATCGGGTACGGGAATGTGGGACGGGCTGCGGCTCAAGCAGTTCTCGCATCACCTGACATCGAGCTCGCCGGGGTGGTGCGCAGGCAACCCGCCTCGGCTCGAGTGATGGCAGAAGGCGGCGTGGAGATTCCGGTCACAGACGACATACGAAGGCTCGGCCGGGTGGACGTGGCCATTGTGTGCGCGCCAACCCGCCGGGTCGGTGAGTACGAGGAGGCACTCCTCGAGACTGGTGTGAACACTGTCGATAGCTTCGACANNNNNNNNNNATCGCAGCCGCCCGTCCCGCCTGAGCCCGTGGAACCTCCGAGAGCGGCTGGCTCCACGGGCTCAGGCGGGACGGGCGGCTGCGATCATCGCCGCCGGATGGGACCCGGGCACTGACTCAATTGTGCGAGCGCTGATGGAAGTTCTGGCTCCGAAGGGCATCACCTATACAAACTTCGGCCCCGGCATGAGCATGGGCCATTCAGTCGCGGTCCGGGCAATACCGGGAGTGCGCGACGCCATCTCCCTCACCATCCCAGCAGGCTACGGCGTCCACAGAAGGCTTGTCTACGTCGAACTGGATGGAACTCACTCGTTTGCCGAGGTAGAGTCCAAGATCAAGGCCGATCCGTATTTCATCCACGACGACACCAGGGTCACGCAGGTAGAATCGATTGACAATCTGAAAGATGCGGGACATGGAGTAGTCATGGAGCGGAAGGGGACTGCTGGAATGAGCCCGAATCAGCTGTTGAAGTGGGAGATGAGGGTGGACAACCCGAGTCTCACGGGCCAGGTAATGGTGGGGGCGGCGCGGGCCAGTCTCGTGAGAGAGCCCGGCGTATACACACTCCTTGAGATCCCAATCGCGGACATGTTGCCAGGAAGCCTGGAGGAGAAGGTCAAGCGGCTGGTCTAGAACAGGCCGGCGCACCGTCAGGAAGCCATAGCGACACGGTTCTTGCCGTGTCGCTTCGCCGTGTACATGGCGGCGTCGACAGAACTAACCAGTTCATCGAGGGTAGTGCCGAATTCGGGGAATGATGTGATCCCTATGCTGATGGTGGTCGTGACTGGAACACCATCTATGACCAGGGCCGACTCCTCGATTTTGGCGCGAAGGCGTTCCGCAAGGGCCAGACCCTCTTTCATGGTAGTATTTGGGAGGATTACCATGAATTCGTCCCCTGCATACCGTGCCGGGATGTCGGACTTGCGGATGACCGAGCTGATTGCGGCTGCAAGCTCTACGAGGTGCCTGTCTCCGTTCGCGTGGCCGTACCGGTCGTTGATGTGTTTCAGGCTGTCGGAATCAAGCATGAGCAAGGAAAGCGCGGTCTTGTGTCGTTTAGCCCGCTCTATCTCTCGCTCCATCGCTTCGCAGAAGAACCGGTAGTTCCCCAGGCCGGTCAGGACGTCAGTGAGGGACATCTCACGGGCTGCCTGATAGAGCCTGGCGTTCTCAAGAGCGGTCCCTGCCGACGACGCAATGATCGCGAGGAGTTCGCGTTCTTCCTCGCCGTAGGTATTCAGCAGATAACTCTGAGTT includes these proteins:
- a CDS encoding NAD(P)H-dependent oxidoreductase subunit E, encoding MACEECKCATEITPEQFEALDEIIAKYKGERGTLIPCLHEAQELIGFLPLSVQERVAKGLDIPLADVYSVVTFYALFSTKPKGKHQIGVCLGTACYVRGAESVLKKVEETIGVGPGDTTPDGKFSLQVMRCMGACGLGPVMTVGEDIYARLKPDKVAEILKKYS
- a CDS encoding sigma 54-interacting transcriptional regulator; this translates as MVEAVIDSESRCGKCYSCVVACPVRAVTITDTACRTLNDRCVGCGACASACLHGARTVVNHEERMEKALRGGGAYALLSPAFPGAFPDHEVAKIIGAVRSLGFVSVWDASFGADLISPSYARTSRLERGETHNGARLPAIGSTCPAVVSLVERYYPDLVPHLVPVVSPMLAASRLARQHGATSIVFIGPCPAYKLEAGGEHGRVPEGAPDAVMTFSELSHVLSSRGVCVNEAEPAGLDGPFSGAGRVLELPGGAAIGLGLGIDPCGSGVLTVEGAEECLRAVQAISRREIHARLVLMSFCHGCVAGSGFPAGSGIWQRWRAVADYARGRAARWGSGGNRLDDMRVSDLEAPDISREFCAKPVSSACPGPAHRQIVQAMGREVAKAHVRCEELDWIVDSSFDGICVVDGEGTVLRVNPAWIGLAGPVQVQEEVEGKCITDLGASFPVEAIQKALADRQRQNLVWEARGGRRVLISAVPMLDEVGGVRRVVATARDLTEFARRKRVHPQSGGFVPSDSDSSDMVAYSQAMEHVLELVHKVSHVGSTVLITGESGVGKEVVARYIHRTGERAGGPFVKINCGAIPETLLESELFGYETGAFTGAKREGKPGLMELAAGGTLFLDEISEIPMGIQVKLLQVLQEKRFVRVGGTRQIGVDARIIAATNRDLVQMVKDGLFRADLFYRLNVIPIAIPPLRERAGDIPPLIHHFLAKWNRKYGRDREISRAAREMLQRYSWPGNVRELENIIEFLVVTVDDPVIGHEHLPERIKFGRATAGAEVYVSSVVPLKDAVEEVERQLLQRASEANPSTYAIARALGVNQSTVVRKVKKYLGTRAGQRNA
- a CDS encoding Gfo/Idh/MocA family oxidoreductase gives rise to the protein MGKPKAAVIGYGNVGRAAAQAVLASPDIELAGVVRRQPASARVMAEGGVEIPVTDDIRRLGRVDVAIVCAPTRRVGEYEEALLETGVNTVDSFD
- a CDS encoding diaminopimelate dehydrogenase — translated: RSRPSRLSPWNLRERLAPRAQAGRAAAIIAAGWDPGTDSIVRALMEVLAPKGITYTNFGPGMSMGHSVAVRAIPGVRDAISLTIPAGYGVHRRLVYVELDGTHSFAEVESKIKADPYFIHDDTRVTQVESIDNLKDAGHGVVMERKGTAGMSPNQLLKWEMRVDNPSLTGQVMVGAARASLVREPGVYTLLEIPIADMLPGSLEEKVKRLV
- a CDS encoding GGDEF domain-containing protein, yielding TQSYLLNTYGEEERELLAIIASSAGTALENARLYQAAREMSLTDVLTGLGNYRFFCEAMEREIERAKRHKTALSLLMLDSDSLKHINDRYGHANGDRHLVELAAAISSVIRKSDIPARYAGDEFMVILPNTTMKEGLALAERLRAKIEESALVIDGVPVTTTISIGITSFPEFGTTLDELVSSVDAAMYTAKRHGKNRVAMAS